In Candidatus Paceibacterota bacterium, a single genomic region encodes these proteins:
- a CDS encoding acetoacetate--CoA ligase yields the protein MTQAVQIWAPIEPESTSYSKFIKATHHLHGGSTSADLQKWSVGHSDEFWSALWDFCEVVGEKGARSQPTVSLPDSRFFPDAQINLAENLLVRTVGVSTVDENDLECLGIEYSGGQLKEMVGNLVTFLKGKGVEPGDRIVSILPIGFEVLSFAIAGFELGAVVASASPEFGDAAILSRFSQLEPKVLVATTSYLWAGKVFDRTELISAVASAIPSLELLILVNGNGEVAEVEAIHWTDIPHSVEPLTYTRRSFDHPAYVLFTSGTTGAPKGLIHRSGGVLLKHLAEQRLHCDIREGDRVAFYTTTGWMMWNWEISVLASGATLVLFDGSPSYPDTLQLFRLAKNQRITHLGVSARLLDVIKESNLSPADIGPFPHLRSLMVTGSPLSADTAQWISTQLGSRVHISPFSGGTDLVGCFVGPDPLKPAYAGQMQGPILGMDVDVWDENGESCPPDVLGELVCKRPFPSVPLGIWGDKNGERFKSTYFDTWDGIWVHGDLASWTTQGGIVIHGRSDATLNVSGVRIGTGEIYSALEGIERVSSSLAFTQPWDGDERIVLLAVLSGGISDREDLKAQIKRKIRSACSPRHVPGEIYFVSDLPRTFNGKLAEVAVADLAHGRAVRNLTSLANPETLDEISKLLTAPSTS from the coding sequence ATGACGCAAGCGGTTCAGATCTGGGCTCCTATAGAGCCCGAATCAACTTCCTATTCGAAATTTATCAAAGCGACTCATCACCTTCACGGTGGGTCGACAAGTGCAGATTTACAGAAATGGTCAGTGGGACACTCTGACGAATTCTGGTCTGCACTTTGGGATTTCTGCGAGGTGGTGGGTGAAAAGGGTGCACGAAGCCAGCCAACCGTTTCATTGCCTGACTCTCGTTTTTTTCCAGACGCGCAGATCAATCTTGCGGAGAATTTACTTGTCAGAACAGTTGGGGTGTCGACCGTCGATGAGAACGACCTAGAATGTTTAGGAATTGAATACTCTGGTGGTCAACTTAAGGAGATGGTTGGCAATCTTGTAACTTTTCTCAAAGGAAAAGGAGTCGAACCAGGCGATCGAATAGTTTCGATTTTGCCGATTGGTTTTGAAGTTCTCTCTTTTGCAATCGCTGGTTTTGAATTGGGAGCGGTTGTCGCGAGTGCATCGCCAGAATTCGGTGATGCGGCAATACTTTCTCGTTTTTCTCAACTCGAACCTAAAGTGCTCGTAGCGACAACTTCCTATTTATGGGCGGGCAAAGTCTTCGACCGCACCGAATTGATCTCTGCAGTTGCATCTGCAATTCCCTCTCTGGAGCTTTTGATCCTGGTGAATGGAAATGGCGAGGTTGCCGAAGTTGAGGCCATTCATTGGACGGATATCCCCCACTCAGTCGAACCTCTAACCTACACGCGACGATCTTTTGATCATCCGGCCTATGTGCTTTTTACCTCGGGGACAACGGGTGCACCCAAGGGTTTGATACATAGATCAGGCGGAGTGCTTCTCAAACATTTAGCCGAACAACGTCTTCACTGCGATATTCGAGAAGGTGATCGGGTCGCCTTCTATACGACTACAGGCTGGATGATGTGGAACTGGGAAATATCGGTTCTTGCATCGGGTGCGACGCTTGTTCTATTTGATGGCTCGCCCAGCTATCCCGATACACTTCAACTCTTTCGCTTGGCAAAGAATCAGAGAATCACTCACTTAGGTGTTTCTGCACGTTTACTTGATGTCATAAAAGAATCCAATCTTTCGCCTGCCGATATTGGCCCGTTCCCACATCTTCGATCGTTGATGGTCACTGGATCACCCCTTTCTGCGGATACCGCGCAGTGGATCAGCACCCAATTGGGATCGCGAGTCCATATATCCCCTTTCTCTGGCGGAACGGATTTAGTGGGCTGTTTTGTCGGACCCGATCCCCTAAAACCAGCGTACGCAGGGCAGATGCAGGGTCCGATTCTGGGGATGGATGTGGATGTGTGGGACGAGAACGGGGAAAGTTGCCCACCGGATGTCTTAGGCGAACTCGTATGTAAAAGACCGTTTCCTTCTGTTCCATTGGGGATTTGGGGGGATAAGAATGGCGAGAGATTCAAGTCAACTTACTTTGATACGTGGGATGGAATCTGGGTTCACGGAGATTTAGCCTCCTGGACCACACAAGGAGGCATCGTCATTCATGGGCGCTCTGATGCCACGCTCAATGTTTCGGGAGTGCGAATTGGTACTGGAGAAATTTATAGTGCCCTTGAAGGAATCGAAAGAGTTTCCAGCTCATTGGCTTTTACTCAGCCATGGGATGGTGACGAACGGATAGTTCTCTTGGCAGTACTTTCTGGAGGTATTAGCGATAGAGAAGATTTGAAAGCGCAAATAAAACGCAAAATTAGGAGTGCATGTTCACCAAGACATGTTCCAGGTGAAATTTACTTTGTCTCGGATTTACCACGGACGTTTAATGGCAAATTGGCAGAAGTGGCAGTTGCAGATTTAGCGCACGGACGGGCAGTGCGTAATCTCACTTCACTGGCCAATCCTGAGACATTGGATGAAATTTCCAAACTTCTAACCGCACCATCCACCAGTTGA
- a CDS encoding SDR family oxidoreductase codes for MNDAESISLVGKTALVTGAASGIGKACAITLAANGARVIAVDRDEPALHELRQECSAEIVIADLTTPEKFFPDDLEIDILVNNAGIQHVSPLEQFPMEKVDFMFSLMLRTPLYLIKKSLPYMYKNKWGRIIGISSVHGHVASPYKSVYVTVKHGLEGLHKAVSLEAGSYGVTANTIAPAFVRTNLMEKQIASQATLNNISEERVLDEIMLAPVAIKRLVEVEEVAAMALYLCGPHSGSITGSSFSIDNGWTAR; via the coding sequence GTGAATGATGCCGAGTCAATCTCACTGGTTGGCAAGACCGCCCTTGTTACGGGCGCGGCAAGTGGGATCGGAAAAGCGTGCGCAATCACTCTGGCTGCTAATGGAGCCAGGGTGATTGCGGTAGATCGAGATGAGCCAGCACTTCATGAACTTCGCCAAGAGTGCAGTGCAGAAATTGTCATCGCCGACCTCACTACTCCGGAGAAATTCTTTCCTGATGATCTAGAGATAGATATCTTGGTCAACAATGCAGGCATCCAACATGTATCCCCGTTGGAGCAGTTTCCCATGGAGAAGGTCGACTTCATGTTTTCCTTGATGTTACGGACGCCGCTTTATCTGATTAAGAAATCCCTCCCTTATATGTATAAGAACAAATGGGGTCGGATCATTGGAATTTCGAGTGTTCATGGACACGTCGCATCTCCATATAAATCCGTCTACGTGACAGTGAAGCATGGCCTTGAGGGTCTTCATAAGGCAGTGAGTCTGGAAGCCGGTTCCTACGGAGTTACTGCAAACACTATTGCGCCGGCGTTTGTGCGAACCAATTTGATGGAAAAACAGATCGCCAGTCAGGCTACGCTGAACAACATTTCTGAAGAGCGTGTACTTGATGAGATTATGTTGGCGCCAGTCGCGATAAAGCGACTTGTTGAAGTCGAAGAAGTTGCAGCTATGGCCCTCTATTTGTGTGGTCCACATTCCGGATCCATCACCGGATCTTCGTTTTCTATTGATAATGGTTGGACCGCTAGATGA
- a CDS encoding SMP-30/gluconolactonase/LRE family protein produces the protein MLKDLRTVLTGLAFPEAMRWHNGELWFSDVLAGKVFRADIDTGRYFEVVSIPPVVSGLGWLSNGDLLAVDCEARQVISIDSAGAKKVYVDLSETWQYPANDMLVDEDGTAWIGGYGFNPETESPKESFLARYKGGVLDFPIDSLVFPNGMARLDANHLVVAETFADRLTIIETDSLGEVRIAKRITLPANSTPDGLTVDEEGNIWVASAYGEAVLLVDPVSGVVERAIEIRGRGVFDCVFGGTELRTLFIAVSDVDESKALVNLPGEVLAISLGVRGRQ, from the coding sequence ATGTTGAAGGATCTCAGAACAGTTTTGACAGGGCTAGCTTTCCCTGAGGCGATGCGCTGGCATAACGGCGAGTTGTGGTTTTCAGATGTCCTGGCGGGCAAGGTATTTCGAGCAGATATTGATACGGGCAGATATTTTGAGGTTGTTTCCATTCCTCCTGTAGTGAGCGGATTAGGTTGGCTATCCAATGGGGATCTCCTTGCAGTTGACTGCGAAGCTCGCCAGGTTATTTCAATTGATTCTGCAGGCGCAAAGAAGGTTTATGTGGATTTGAGTGAGACGTGGCAATATCCCGCCAATGACATGTTGGTGGATGAAGACGGAACGGCGTGGATTGGAGGTTATGGGTTCAATCCCGAAACGGAGAGCCCAAAGGAGTCATTTCTAGCGCGGTATAAAGGCGGCGTACTGGATTTCCCGATTGATTCCTTAGTTTTTCCGAATGGGATGGCCCGATTAGATGCAAATCATCTTGTAGTCGCTGAGACTTTCGCGGATCGATTGACAATTATCGAAACCGACTCTCTTGGTGAAGTGAGAATTGCGAAGCGGATCACGTTGCCCGCGAACTCGACTCCTGATGGGCTCACTGTTGATGAAGAAGGAAATATTTGGGTTGCCTCTGCGTATGGCGAAGCAGTCTTGCTGGTGGATCCAGTCAGTGGTGTGGTAGAACGAGCAATCGAAATACGGGGTCGTGGTGTTTTTGACTGCGTGTTCGGCGGTACCGAATTAAGAACCCTCTTCATTGCGGTCTCAGATGTTGATGAGAGTAAGGCACTTGTTAATCTTCCAGGAGAGGTCCTGGCAATTTCCCTCGGGGTACGTGGTCGCCAATAA
- a CDS encoding SDR family oxidoreductase → MISFKGQHAIVTGGANGIGGATAQLLADLGAKVAIFDREPAQTSENITSHILDLSDLKACEEAVSMVKKMFGSIEVLVNVAGVSIPNFLSELDASSYQKTLAVNLNAPVYLMKFVGNVMAEKGYGRIVSVTSVHSKQSEPASIAYDITKAGLEAATRTAALELAESGVLVNAIAPGFVMTRMSVVDGVDEIESEWFKNIYLANKRLPLQRAAMPIEIARTIAWLASETNTYVTGQTLVVDGGLSSRF, encoded by the coding sequence ATGATTTCGTTTAAGGGACAACACGCAATCGTTACGGGTGGAGCAAACGGTATTGGCGGTGCGACGGCACAGTTATTGGCTGATCTTGGAGCTAAAGTTGCAATCTTTGACCGCGAGCCCGCGCAGACTTCGGAGAACATTACAAGCCATATTCTCGATCTTTCTGACCTAAAGGCTTGCGAAGAAGCCGTGTCGATGGTGAAGAAGATGTTTGGTTCGATAGAAGTGCTAGTCAATGTCGCGGGGGTCTCGATCCCTAATTTTCTCTCCGAGTTAGATGCAAGTTCTTATCAGAAAACCCTTGCGGTGAATCTCAACGCCCCCGTTTATCTTATGAAATTTGTCGGAAATGTCATGGCTGAAAAAGGGTACGGTCGAATCGTTAGCGTTACGAGTGTTCACTCGAAACAGAGCGAGCCTGCTTCTATCGCTTACGACATAACAAAAGCTGGATTGGAGGCAGCCACGCGCACTGCAGCGCTTGAATTGGCCGAGTCAGGCGTTCTTGTGAACGCCATCGCGCCAGGTTTTGTCATGACGCGAATGTCTGTCGTCGACGGAGTGGACGAGATCGAATCGGAATGGTTTAAGAATATTTATCTAGCGAATAAGCGTCTTCCATTGCAGAGAGCTGCCATGCCAATTGAGATCGCCAGAACAATTGCTTGGTTGGCGAGTGAGACAAATACGTACGTCACTGGTCAAACTCTTGTTGTCGACGGTGGATTGTCTTCGAGGTTCTAA